One part of the Lapillicoccus jejuensis genome encodes these proteins:
- a CDS encoding GNAT family N-acetyltransferase: MPDDTTPYGVTTDLDRIDLDVVHRWLSTDAYWALGRSRETVETAARNSLNVGVLDRAGALCAYARVVTDRATFGWLCDVYVDPAHRGRGVGGLLVRSALDALEPMGLGRVVLSTFDAHGVYAKVGFTPLPEPGRWMIRTPPAAD, encoded by the coding sequence GTGCCGGACGACACGACGCCGTACGGCGTCACCACCGACCTGGACCGCATCGACCTCGACGTCGTCCACCGCTGGCTGTCGACCGACGCCTACTGGGCGCTCGGGCGGTCCCGCGAGACGGTGGAGACCGCCGCGCGGAACAGCCTCAACGTCGGCGTCCTCGACCGGGCCGGCGCCCTGTGCGCGTACGCACGCGTCGTCACCGACCGGGCCACGTTCGGCTGGCTCTGCGACGTCTACGTCGACCCGGCCCACCGCGGCCGCGGGGTCGGTGGCCTGCTCGTCCGGTCCGCCCTGGACGCGCTCGAGCCGATGGGACTCGGACGCGTGGTGCTGTCGACGTTCGACGCGCACGGCGTCTACGCCAAGGTCGGCTTCACCCCGTTGCCCGAGCCCGGCCGGTGGATGATCCGCACGCCGCCGGCCGCGGACTGA